Genomic window (Granulicella arctica):
GCATTCAACCGGTCTTCTTCTCACCCGTTGACGAAAAGTACTCCGGGTACGGCCAGTTGCTTCAGATGATCAAGGATCAGATGCAGACCAGCTTGACCCCGCGCCTGGCACCGCCGGACAGTGTTGCTCCTGAGCCGCAGACTGCACGGAGTCTCGGCGTCGAAGCTCTCTCCAGCGGGGAGTCTTCGGACGTCAACTCACTGCTGAAACTCACAAAAAACAATCTGCGAAAACATCGCACTGGAGGGCTGCTTTGATCGAACTCTCGCGAACAGGTTTGCTTAAGGGGTTGGAAGCTGCTGCCGCAGAGGCGTCCTTGTTGGTGCTGGGTGATCCCGGCGCGGGCAAGACCTGGCTGCTACAAAATTTTGTCGAACGACGCGCCAACGATGGCGACGCGGTGGTGTTCTTGTATGCGGATGACTACGCGGCAACCAGCATCAAGGAATTGGAAGAGAGCCTTGAGATCTCAAACCTGGTGGATGCGTTACGATCCTATCCGGGAAAACAGCGTTACCTTGTCATAGACTCTCTGGATTCTCTGCGGGTTGAACAAACACAAAGAGTTTTCCGGGATCTCATCCGACTCGTGCATCGAGAGCTTCCCGATTGGCGGATTGTAGCGAGCATGCGGACCTTCGATGCGCGGCAATCGACAGAATTTCACTCGCTCTTTCCAGCTCGTATGCCGATAGGATTCGAGAGTGCATCCATTCCTGCCAGAAATCTTCTTGTACCGGCTTTATCTAACGAAGAGCTGGACGATGCGATCCGTCAAGACCCGCGGCTCAAGTTTGTGTTTGACGGTGCCTCCGAAGATCTACAGGCGGTCCTCCGCAACCCATTCAACCTCTGGCTCGTGCTTCATTTGCTCGATGAAAAGGTTGAGATTGATTGGCTTTCCAAGGTTCAGTCGGAGGTCCAACTCCTTGACAGATACTGGCTGCATCGTCTTGAGAACAAAGGAGACTCACAGGCACGAAAGGCACTGTTGACGAGCTTGACTGAGGCAATGGTCGATTCAAAGATCCTCTCAGTTTCCTCCCACCATATTGCTACGGTGGTCAAACCGAGCGACTCTGTCATGCGTGGGCTGCAGAGCGACGATTTGTTACGACGGAGCATCACGGGACGTATTGCTTTTACGCACAACATTCTCTTCGACTTCGCCGTCGCGAAGTTATTGCTGGATGAGCAAAGGCTTCTGCCTTTCTTGGAGGCAGATCCGATTCGGAGCATCTTCTTCCGCCCGAGCTGCACGTACCTCTTGGCTTCGGTATGGTTTTACGATCGGGCGCTCTTCTGGAAGACGATCACTCCCTTGCTGACCGTGGGAGAGTCGCTTGCCATCCGCATTCCCGTTATTCCGGCACGCGTGATTCAAGACCTGGCGAATGACAGCTCCGATTTAGAGCCAATGTTCAAGCTCGGCAAGGATGAGAGGATTACGGCGATCCTATTCCTTCTGCGTGCTCTCCAGGCGCGCAACGGCCTTGGCTCCCACAAACATCGCTTATGGATCTGGTTCTTGGCCAGAGTTACCGATGAACTCTACCTACGGTTCGTAAATGAAACGATTGCACTCTTGGAGATCGCATCGCGAACCACAGAGCGCAAGGCAGACCAGGTCGTTGTCGCGGCGTCGGCTCTAAAGCTTCTCAGATGGATATGGATTGAGGCCGACGGGGACATGTCCCCGTCAAATGCCTACAGCTTGACTAGCCTCGCCGCAGGAAGAGTTCTTCCGCTCATCGCGAATCACTATGCCCTCATACCGATCTCTGCGAGAGCGGCTTTTTCTGAAATTCTCGACCGCGTTGGCAAACCTACAGCTTCGTCCAATGAGACCTACTGCCTCACAACCAACATCAATAACGTGATCGCCTACGATCCCGCTTTCGCTGTCGAGATATATCAGAGGGTCTTCTCCTATGAGGAAACATCACAGGACACTACCCCCATGGGTGGCAGTGGTCCGGTTATGTCTTTCACCTCGACGAGAGCGCAAGATTACTCGATGTCGTACTACATCCTTGATCAAAAGTATCCGCGCCTCCTCGAGAGAGACTTGGTATTGGCGGCTAAAGCCGCGGCTTTGGCGATCACCGCAGAGGTCACTCGTGAAGAGGGAGAGACGATCCAGAAACTGGGACTCTACAAGACCTCCTTTACGTATTTGGGCGTCCAGGTGACCTTCGAATCGGACCGCAGCGAAATCTGGGACCAATCTCACCGGACGAGCCACGCGCTTCAATTGTTGAGCCGTTTTCTAAACAATGTTCGAGATATGCTCCCCGCGGAAGAGCTGACTCGGAATCAAGTAGAGGACGCGTTAAGGGCACTGGCAAGGGAGAGCAAGTATGCAGTCGTTTGGAAACACCTGCTCCACTTCGGATGGGTTCACGACGACATCCTGCCATTCTGTGTCGAACTCCTGCAAACACCTATCATCCTTGCCGCACTCGAAACGACGGTGGAAGCAGGAAACGCCATCAAGAAGGTATTCGCATCAGAAAAATACGATACCGCGGCACGCCAAGCAATTGAGACCGCGGTCCTGGCGATCCCTCAGAGCGAGCTATCCGGGATCTACAAAGATGCGACGGTGATCCGAAACCGCCTCCTCGGCTGCATTCCGGAGGAACTGCTCGGCCCGGAGGCGCGCAGCATCGTCGAGATGGCTCGTGCCGCCGAAGGCATTCCGGAAAACCGCCCAATGTTTTCAATTGGCTCCGTCCGCACTGGCTCGTTCAGCAACGAGGACTGGCTGCGCGATCAAGGCGTAAAGCCGGAGGAACCTGATAACCAGAGACTTCTGGAACACGCCCGTCGGCTGAGCAACTTTGAGGGCGAGTTCATGAACACTGTCCCCCCGCTTGAGCGTTGCTATGAGGTCGAAGAGAATCTCCGTGAATTGCTGAATGAGATCCAAAATCCAGCGAGCGCAGATGAAAGAGTCCTCGCTCAGGCTGTGACTGCCTCGGCCGCCGTGGCGAAGGCCATTGTCAGAAACGAAAGCCTCCCAAAAGACTCCTCGTTGACTGTGCTTTGTCGGATTGCTCTCGAAAGAGCCGCTGAGCATTCCTTTCCGGTTCCTCCGGATGATGCGGACGCTACTTTCGACAGTGTGTGGGGTCCCACTCCGAAGATTGAAGCGGCACAGGGCCTTATGGATTTTGCATGGGGTCAGGGCCTCGATGCGACTCTAAGACGGCTCCTTGCAAAACTCGCTACGGATAAATCCCCCGCAGTGCGATACCAGATCGCAGCCAGAGCAGCCAATTTTCACGCCCGCGATAGGGATTTCTATTGGAAGTTTGTCGATGGACGTCTAGAGGCCGAAAAATCCCCCGCAGTGTTTAGCGCTCTCATTCGAAGTGTTGTCTTCCCGAATGTAGCCCTTTCTGAACCGGATCGAGTAGTAGGACGATTGGCGAATGCGTTGCATCAATGCCTTCCCAATAAAAAGTCTAAAGACATTATCCGGGACTCTGTCGACTGTCTAACGCAACTCTACGTGTACTTGGACAACACAAAGGCCCATTTGGTACTAGACTCGTACCTGAGCGAACCCAAGCAGTCTGAAGCTGAGCTAAATCAGATGGCATTTTCGTCTGCCTACTTCCTCCTGCAGGGACTGCCTGGTGGAACATCCGTTGACTCGGCGATCCGCCGACGTGCGCGAGCAACCATCCTCGATGTCCTCATGGCCACCGATCGTGCGATTTTGGAAATTGTCGATGCGCTGCAAACGCTAGGCTCGGGTGAAAAGGAGGGCTTACAAAACACTCTTCAAAGCCTCCTCCACGTCATTGATACAGTCGGCTTCAGATTGTATCTCAACCTAGATATCAGTCCAGACCTTCGTCGGGAAGACACTAAACTCTTGTCCGACGACACCAGGTCTATGCTCTTTGATGAAGTGCTTCCCTTGTATAGCAGCCTTTGCGAACAGAGTCGTCCTAAGCGGCGCCGACCAATCGCTGCGACGACGACGCACCACATCGTTCAGACATTCAGCCTCGTCGTTGCATATCATCCTGAAGTTGTTCTCGACCTCACGGCGAGCTTGCTCACTGGGATCACTTTGGGCTACGAGTTCGACAGCATGGCGATTGGTGAGGTAGTAAAACTCACCGAAATCGTGCTCGCAGATCACAAAGACATTCTTTCGAAGGCAAAGAATGCGGCGAATCTTGGGACCATTCTTGACGTCTTTCTTTCCGCAGGCTGGCCGGAAGCAACTCGCCTTGTGATGCGTTTGGAGAACGCAGTGAGATAAGGCACCGAGAGACTGCTTAGAGCGCAAATGACGGCAGTTCATCTCTTGAATCTTTTGCCTAATTGCTTTGGCTCCGCGACAAGTGGAGGACAGACATTAGCAATCCGCTAAAATACAACGGCATGAGGCCGGATGATGAACTTGGAAGCCTTACTAACGTTCTTCGGTTTACTGGCCGCCGCGGTCGCGATTATGGGCCCCGTTCAACGCCGCGCCCTACTGCTGTTCGTCCCGACCTGGCTTCTACCTGCTTCGAGCCTCGTCGCCCTGATACTCCTCATCATCCGTGACGCGCCATTCGGCGTAGCCCCGCCCTTTGGCTGGCGACTCGACTTGGTGA
Coding sequences:
- a CDS encoding NACHT domain-containing protein is translated as MIELSRTGLLKGLEAAAAEASLLVLGDPGAGKTWLLQNFVERRANDGDAVVFLYADDYAATSIKELEESLEISNLVDALRSYPGKQRYLVIDSLDSLRVEQTQRVFRDLIRLVHRELPDWRIVASMRTFDARQSTEFHSLFPARMPIGFESASIPARNLLVPALSNEELDDAIRQDPRLKFVFDGASEDLQAVLRNPFNLWLVLHLLDEKVEIDWLSKVQSEVQLLDRYWLHRLENKGDSQARKALLTSLTEAMVDSKILSVSSHHIATVVKPSDSVMRGLQSDDLLRRSITGRIAFTHNILFDFAVAKLLLDEQRLLPFLEADPIRSIFFRPSCTYLLASVWFYDRALFWKTITPLLTVGESLAIRIPVIPARVIQDLANDSSDLEPMFKLGKDERITAILFLLRALQARNGLGSHKHRLWIWFLARVTDELYLRFVNETIALLEIASRTTERKADQVVVAASALKLLRWIWIEADGDMSPSNAYSLTSLAAGRVLPLIANHYALIPISARAAFSEILDRVGKPTASSNETYCLTTNINNVIAYDPAFAVEIYQRVFSYEETSQDTTPMGGSGPVMSFTSTRAQDYSMSYYILDQKYPRLLERDLVLAAKAAALAITAEVTREEGETIQKLGLYKTSFTYLGVQVTFESDRSEIWDQSHRTSHALQLLSRFLNNVRDMLPAEELTRNQVEDALRALARESKYAVVWKHLLHFGWVHDDILPFCVELLQTPIILAALETTVEAGNAIKKVFASEKYDTAARQAIETAVLAIPQSELSGIYKDATVIRNRLLGCIPEELLGPEARSIVEMARAAEGIPENRPMFSIGSVRTGSFSNEDWLRDQGVKPEEPDNQRLLEHARRLSNFEGEFMNTVPPLERCYEVEENLRELLNEIQNPASADERVLAQAVTASAAVAKAIVRNESLPKDSSLTVLCRIALERAAEHSFPVPPDDADATFDSVWGPTPKIEAAQGLMDFAWGQGLDATLRRLLAKLATDKSPAVRYQIAARAANFHARDRDFYWKFVDGRLEAEKSPAVFSALIRSVVFPNVALSEPDRVVGRLANALHQCLPNKKSKDIIRDSVDCLTQLYVYLDNTKAHLVLDSYLSEPKQSEAELNQMAFSSAYFLLQGLPGGTSVDSAIRRRARATILDVLMATDRAILEIVDALQTLGSGEKEGLQNTLQSLLHVIDTVGFRLYLNLDISPDLRREDTKLLSDDTRSMLFDEVLPLYSSLCEQSRPKRRRPIAATTTHHIVQTFSLVVAYHPEVVLDLTASLLTGITLGYEFDSMAIGEVVKLTEIVLADHKDILSKAKNAANLGTILDVFLSAGWPEATRLVMRLENAVR